The stretch of DNA CAATGTCGACCTACCTGACTTGATTCTCACGGCGAACTTCGACAACCAAGTCGATGTCACCTTCACCGAGTTCGCACCGTTTGAAGCCGATGGAGTCACCCCGAACGACGCGGCTTTCGAATTTAACTTGGACATCCGTAGCCGGACGCTTAATGACAACGACAAATTCTATGAATTTTTGAATGACGGATCATTCGATAGCGAGACAGGCTTCACCAGCATCGGTGGTGTTGGCGAGATTCAGCTCAATGGTGTTCGAGGCGCCGACGACAATGGAATGTTGATTGAGCCTTTCGACGCATTTCGCTTTGAAGTCTTTTTGAGCCAGCCGGTATCTAGCTCGAATCCTTTGGTCGTTGACGTTAATCCTGGAGCCGGCGTTGACCCCCTCACACTTTATGGGGATACCGAAGAGAACGTCCCAGATGATTTGGTGATCATCGACGAAGACGCCCGGGTCACATTCAGCACCGGCGCGGTGATCAACACACCTCCGACCGTTTCACCGGTCCCGCTGGAAGCGACATTCACCGAAGACGACAACACCGACAGTGTCGATTTGTTGACCGGAGCCAGCGATGCCGATGGAGACACGCTTTCAGTTTCGAACTTTAGCTTCACCGGCGGCGACACCAGCGGTGTCTCTCTCAATGGCACCTCGATCGACGTCACCCCGTCGATCTATAACTCACTCGCCGTAGGCGAAAGCGTGGTGATTACCGCGACCTACGACATCATCGACGGCAATGGTGGATCGGTCGGCCAAACACTTTCGTTGACCGTCACCGGTGTTAATGACGCTCCGGTGGTTAGCGGCCCGATCACTGAATCACGCAGCGAAAACGCCCCTTCATTCATTATCGACTTGCTGCAAAACGCATCCGATGTCGATACCAGTGACACCCTGGACGCGATCAACATCGTCCAGAACGGCTCCGACGATGCATCGGGAATCACGGTCGACGATACGAACAATCAGATCACCGTTGATCCTTCCGCTTACGCCGCGCTCAATGATGGCGAAAGCGTGACGGTGACGTACGACTATCAGGTCACCGACGGCAACGGCGGAACGGTCAACACCACCGTCGCGATCACGATTAACGGCGATACGCCGAACCAAAATCCGGTCGTCAGCGGTCCGGTCATCGAAACGTTTAGTGAGAACGATGCCAACGCGACTGTCGATTTGCTCGACGGAGCCTCAGACCCGGACACCGGTGACGTACTCAACGTCGCGGACTTGACCTTGGTCAGTGGCGATGCCAGTGGCATTACCGTCGGCGGCAACACGCTTTCGGTCAGCCCGTCGACCTACAACTCGCTGCCCGAAGGCTCCAGCGAGACCATCGTCTACAGCTATAACATCACGGACGGCGAAGGCGGCACCGTCGCACAAACCGCGACCGTAACGATCAACGGTGCCAACGATGCACCGACCGTCAACGGCCCGCTGACGCTGACGGCGACCGAAGATGACAACAGCACCAGTTTGAATCTGCTTGATGGTGCTGCGGATCCGGACACAGGCGACAGCGTTTCTGTCGACGGCCTGACACTGGCCTCTGGTGATGACGCCGGAATCAACATTTCCGGAAGCTCACTGGCGATCGACCCATCGGCTTACAACGCATTGGCAGCCGGTGAATCCGAAGTCATCGTTTACACCTACAACGTCATCGATGGAAATGGTGGAACGACGGCTCAATCGGCGACGATCACGATCACCGGCGTCAACGACGCCCCGACCGTCGGAGCACCGATCAGCCAAACGTTCACCGAAGATGACGCCTCGGCATCGGTCGACCTGCTCGCCGGGGCGGCGGACGCAGACACCAGCGATGTACTCACCATCGCAAACTTCAGCACGGTTTCGGGCGATTCGAGTCCCTTCACCATCGTCAACGACAATTCGATTTCGTTCGCCCCCTCGGCCTATAACAGCTTGGCTGCAGGTGAATCAGAAATCGTCGTCGTGAATTACGACGTGGTCGACGGAAACGGCGGTTCGGCGGCTCAGACGGCAACGATCACCATCACCGGCGTTAACGATGCCCCGACCGTTGGCAACGCCTTGGCATTCACATTCAACGAGGACCAAGGCACTCAGACCGCTTCGCTGCTTGACGGTGCTTCTGACCCAGACGCAAGCGACACCCTTTCGGTCACCGGTGTATCGGTCACCGGTGATGATAGCGGTGTCACCCGCAACGGTGCGAACCTATCGATTGACACCAGTGCTTACGGTGCCTTGAACGAAGGCGAATCTGCCGTGATCACGTTTACCTATCAAGTCACCGATGGCACGGCGAGCGTCAATCAAACAGCAACCGTCACGATCGAAGGCCGCGACGAAGGCATCCCCGTTGTCTCCGGCCCGATCACGATCTCGTTTGATGAAGACGACAACAACGGCACGGTCGATATGCTGGCCGGTGCATCCGATCCTGACCAGGACCCGCTTACGGTCATCAATGCCGTCGTCACCAGTGGTGACGCGAGCGGAGTGACGATCGACGCGGCCAACGCACAGTTGTTGATCAATCCCTCGGCTTACAACGATTTGAACACCGGCGAAACGGAAGTCATCGTTGTCAGCTACGACATCAGCGACGGAAACGGCAATAGCGTCGCTCAGACCGCGACGATCACGATCATCGGTGAAGACGAGCCGCTGATCCAACCGTCGACGATCTCCGGACAGCTCTATATCGACCACGTCGAAAACCAAGAGGACGTCGCCAATAATGGTGCGACCCCGATTCGAAACGGTGTCCACGATGACGACGAGCGAACACTCGGTGGCGTGCTGGTTCGATTGCTGCAAGTCACCGGCAACGGTGAAGCCGAAGTCGCCTCGGTGTTGACCAATAACGAAGGCGAGTACTCCTTCACCGACCTGGATCCTGGCACCTACATTGTCGATTACAACCTGCCTTCGTCGGTGATTTACACCGGAAGCAAACGGGGTGTGATCGTCATCGACGAGGCTGGCGGTGAATCCGAATCCGGACCAAGCCTGAATGCGGTCGGCATCGTCGGCGTCCAACAACGCATCGACCTGCTAGCCAAAACGTACTTGGATGCCGATATCCTTGACACCGGTAGCGACAGCACCGGTACTTCGGGTGGCTCGGTTCACCTGAACGCCGACGGCACCCAGCAGATGTTCATCGCCAGCGGTGAGTTCGATGCCCAGTATGCCGAAGTCGTTCTCAATGAGGCCCGCGACGCAGCCTTGTTGACGATCATCGACAGTGCCGGCGAAGTGAAATCGGCACGCTTAGACATGGATCAATTCGTTGTCACAGGCGATGGACACGGCGTTCGCTTCTTCGGAACGATGCAAGATTTCAACTTCGTCCAATCGAGCGACGACCTTCTCCGAGAAGAATTCGAAGACTATCGTAACGCGATCGACCAAATCCTTTCGGACCTGTAAGCCGATTGGGATCGGGCCCCTTGCCGTCCGATCAACGATCCAACAAAATCCTTCACAAACCGCCGATGAATTTCATCGGCGGTTTTCTTTTTGACTGGCGTATTTATTCACGACCTACCATCCGTTCCCTTCCCGCCGATGTCCGCCCACCGCATTCGCTTGCGACGCCCCTGGCTACGTGTAAGCGTCCCGGGTTCGACGGCTGAACGAGTCGATGTTCCTGATCCGGCAACGGACTACGATTCGCCGCCGACGCAAGTCCGCTACAACCGAAACTTCAATTGCCCGACCGGATTGACCGATCAGGCGTCGGTCAGATTGCAAATCACTTCGCTTCAGGCCGATCACGCTGTCATTCGATTGAATGAGTCAATGATTTGGGAATCCGATTCGGGAACTCACCAGGTGTCCGCCCCGATCGAAGTCGAAATTCAGACGTATCTCCGTACCGCCAATCGGCTCGAAGTCGAATTGAACCGTAGTCCAGATAAATCAGGCCGGCCCCAAAACCTGACCATCGACGGCGAAGTCACCTTGCTGATCGAAGAACGATAAAACGTCGAACGGCGGTTTCCTTTGCCCCTCACGTTCAAAACCGCTACGATAACTTGTCAACGAAAAATCCTATCGGTTGTAGGACAGAGGCTACGTAAAGCAGTTCTGGAGAATGCCATTCCGGAGTCTGTGCTATTCCTAGCCTGCGTCTCATCGAACACTGCGATCCGAACGCGATTGCATCGGTCCTGTGAAAAGCAGAGTCGGCTCACAAACAAGTTTGCATTAATCGCCGGATCGGCGTTAAATCGCAACGAACGGGTGGACAACATGGGGGAACATGATCGATCTTTAGATGACTCAGCGATCCAGCTCGGTCGGGCACACGGCATTTGCCGGTGCAACAGAGTCCCGCTGAACGATGATCGACGGTCGAGTCGACGACGATGGATCTTGAAGCGACCGGATCAGAGACGGCGTTTCTCCTGTCTGGTGTTCCTGCCCGTCTTGTGTTGGACATTCATCTTCCCGGCAAATCGCATCGGTGCCGATGACCAACCGATCAATCAACGTTTACTGCAGCGCCTGTTGGGGCGGCACGATCGCGCGCGGCTTGCGGCGATGATGTCGATCGGAACAGACTACCAAAGCCGAATCGAGGCACTTCCGACGGTTCTCAAAGGACTGGAACAATTAAAAGACGATGCCCGATTCACTCGGCCGCCTAAACCCGGGGTTCCGGAACTTCCTGACGGAATCTTGCAAATGATTCAGTTCGCCGGCGGCCTCGACCGTCCGGAATCGACCGACACACTTTGCGATCTGCTGTCGATGCAACGGATCACCTGGGTGCTCGCAAGCGCACAAACACTTGGGCACAACCGGCATCACTCGGCCATCGATTCGATCAACTCGCTCGTCGATTCGGATTTTTTTGACGAGAACTATGGTTTTCGTTTCACCGTCGCTCGCGCATTGACAGAAATGAATCATCCCGATGCCTGGGAATCGCTCGCGAACATTGCCCTTCACGTCGACGGTCAACTCGCCTATTTGCTCGAACAAGAATTCCAGGAGGTCTCGGTAGACGCATTTCTTGGGGAGCAAAAACGCTTTCAAGCCT from Roseiconus lacunae encodes:
- a CDS encoding cadherin-like domain-containing protein codes for the protein MKSLRQLLRRQKAQSAERSHKTRAARNGITRRLNSQMLEQRQLLAADFNDAHNYWHATDVNQDGIVSPSDALAVINYIAANAGAAQGEQVDSDLDPFDQRKVDTNNDGNVTPSDALSVINAVARGEQMDALVELFLSARDRDDNLLPEDGNGVITVGTGIENSFFLEVAYSDLRGFGDDLGIFSLYPDVGVSMGGVLMPVLREAQRVVFDEAIRDSSSGSLTIGIEGSSTTVDVPLSDIQSGFATPLRNALVNDFGYDADDFEITEPLFLRGDSGRDLGFQIVYTDESFGNVDLPDLILTANFDNQVDVTFTEFAPFEADGVTPNDAAFEFNLDIRSRTLNDNDKFYEFLNDGSFDSETGFTSIGGVGEIQLNGVRGADDNGMLIEPFDAFRFEVFLSQPVSSSNPLVVDVNPGAGVDPLTLYGDTEENVPDDLVIIDEDARVTFSTGAVINTPPTVSPVPLEATFTEDDNTDSVDLLTGASDADGDTLSVSNFSFTGGDTSGVSLNGTSIDVTPSIYNSLAVGESVVITATYDIIDGNGGSVGQTLSLTVTGVNDAPVVSGPITESRSENAPSFIIDLLQNASDVDTSDTLDAINIVQNGSDDASGITVDDTNNQITVDPSAYAALNDGESVTVTYDYQVTDGNGGTVNTTVAITINGDTPNQNPVVSGPVIETFSENDANATVDLLDGASDPDTGDVLNVADLTLVSGDASGITVGGNTLSVSPSTYNSLPEGSSETIVYSYNITDGEGGTVAQTATVTINGANDAPTVNGPLTLTATEDDNSTSLNLLDGAADPDTGDSVSVDGLTLASGDDAGINISGSSLAIDPSAYNALAAGESEVIVYTYNVIDGNGGTTAQSATITITGVNDAPTVGAPISQTFTEDDASASVDLLAGAADADTSDVLTIANFSTVSGDSSPFTIVNDNSISFAPSAYNSLAAGESEIVVVNYDVVDGNGGSAAQTATITITGVNDAPTVGNALAFTFNEDQGTQTASLLDGASDPDASDTLSVTGVSVTGDDSGVTRNGANLSIDTSAYGALNEGESAVITFTYQVTDGTASVNQTATVTIEGRDEGIPVVSGPITISFDEDDNNGTVDMLAGASDPDQDPLTVINAVVTSGDASGVTIDAANAQLLINPSAYNDLNTGETEVIVVSYDISDGNGNSVAQTATITIIGEDEPLIQPSTISGQLYIDHVENQEDVANNGATPIRNGVHDDDERTLGGVLVRLLQVTGNGEAEVASVLTNNEGEYSFTDLDPGTYIVDYNLPSSVIYTGSKRGVIVIDEAGGESESGPSLNAVGIVGVQQRIDLLAKTYLDADILDTGSDSTGTSGGSVHLNADGTQQMFIASGEFDAQYAEVVLNEARDAALLTIIDSAGEVKSARLDMDQFVVTGDGHGVRFFGTMQDFNFVQSSDDLLREEFEDYRNAIDQILSDL